The genome window TATCATTTGTTTAACTTTACAGATTGTTCCCACATGATAAAAATCTTCTTCCCCTGGCTCGTCAACTTCTGCTTCTTTTTGAGATGTTAAAAATATAAGCTCTTCATCCATCATAGCTTGGTCTAAAGCCTTAAGAGATATCTCTCTTCCTATATCAAAATTTAATATCATATATGGAAATATAGCTAATCCTCTTAGAGGAATTAATGGTAATTCATGATCTATTTTAGTATAATTTTGTTCCATCAACATTACTCCTTTTCTAGTGTAATTATTTTGCTTTTAATATTATATATTCGAAACAGTTAATTTTCAACATTAATGATAAATTCTTAGAATATTATATTATTATTTTATTATGATATAATATTAATGTTAGTATACTTAGATGTTATTTATCTTTTGGAGGTTTCTATTATGTTGAAATTATTTTTAACCTTTTTAAAAATTGGTGCATTTACATTTGGTGGTGGATACGCTATGGTTCCCCTTATACAAGATGAACTTGTAAACAAACAAAAACTTTTAGAGCAAGAAGAATTTATTGATTATTTATCCATAGCTCAAAGTTATCCTGGAGTACTGGCAGTTAATATCTCTGTATTATTAGGATATAAACTTTATGGTATACCAGGCGTTCTTATATGTACCTTAGGCTCTGCTTTACCATCATTTTGTATAGTCTTAGTACTGTCATATTTGTATTTTAAAAATTCCTCGTCTAAAATTTTAGATGGATTTTTTAAAGGAGTTGCACCTGTTGTAATAGCTCTTATATTGTATTCTTTTACGAGCATGTTTAAGAAACTGCCAAAGTCCAAAACTAACATACTACTATTAATTATAGCAGTTTTATCTGTTGGTGTATTCAATATAAGCCCTATTTATTTAATAATTGGAGGAGGTGTATACAGTCTATGTCAGAAATAACACTACTCTTCTTAATATTTCTTAAAATAGGAGCATTTAGTTTTGGTGGTGGATATGCTATGCTGCCATTTATTCAACAAGAGTTTATATCTAAACACCACCTTATAACTAATCAAGAGTTTTTGGATTTACTTGCTATATCACAATCTACACCTGGTCCTGTAGCAATAAATAGTGCTACATTCGTAGGATTTAAGACT of Clostridioides sp. ES-S-0054-01 contains these proteins:
- a CDS encoding chromate transporter, whose translation is MLKLFLTFLKIGAFTFGGGYAMVPLIQDELVNKQKLLEQEEFIDYLSIAQSYPGVLAVNISVLLGYKLYGIPGVLICTLGSALPSFCIVLVLSYLYFKNSSSKILDGFFKGVAPVVIALILYSFTSMFKKLPKSKTNILLLIIAVLSVGVFNISPIYLIIGGGVYSLCQK